Proteins encoded within one genomic window of Streptomyces kaniharaensis:
- a CDS encoding extracellular solute-binding protein: MLTTVTACGGQGGGSVTLKLVAADYGESADTSSQQYWDEVVRGFEDANPGIKVDVQVVSWTDIGKRVDDLIAAGKSPDLLQTGGFADQAAADRLYPAAAVLSIDTQAKFMDSFAHAGQVLGAQYGIPFVSSSRVLFYNKALFRQAGIAQPPATWNELRQDAEKIRAKVPGVTPYGLPLGPEEAPAESMLWTLSGGGSISDDVGNYTIDSTQNQATFGWLKSNLVDTRLTYPEPGKMNRTPVFQDFAAGKVAMLNGHPTLLRMATAGKIEFGTAPIPRKDGVGRTGSLGVADWMMALKANGHKEQIKKFLSFVYQRENQLKFDERYNLLPVTQDAFAQMSADPKHEDLKQFATGLTNASFYPFGDPAWVNVSNRIKAGIGEAVTGDPKQVLTGLQDAAMQEAARIRK; this comes from the coding sequence GTGCTCACCACGGTCACCGCGTGCGGCGGGCAGGGCGGCGGGTCGGTCACCCTCAAGCTGGTGGCCGCGGACTACGGCGAGAGCGCGGACACCAGCTCCCAGCAGTACTGGGACGAGGTCGTGCGCGGCTTCGAGGACGCCAACCCCGGCATCAAGGTCGACGTCCAGGTGGTGAGCTGGACCGACATCGGCAAGCGGGTCGACGACCTGATCGCGGCCGGCAAGTCGCCCGACCTGCTGCAGACCGGTGGATTCGCCGACCAGGCCGCCGCGGACCGGCTGTACCCGGCCGCCGCCGTCCTCTCGATCGACACCCAGGCCAAGTTCATGGACTCCTTCGCGCACGCCGGCCAGGTGCTGGGCGCACAGTACGGAATCCCGTTCGTCTCCTCGTCGCGGGTCCTCTTCTACAACAAGGCGCTGTTCCGTCAGGCCGGCATCGCCCAGCCGCCAGCCACCTGGAACGAGCTGCGGCAGGACGCCGAGAAGATCAGGGCCAAGGTGCCGGGCGTAACCCCGTACGGGCTGCCGCTGGGCCCCGAGGAGGCACCCGCCGAGTCCATGCTGTGGACGCTGAGCGGCGGCGGCAGCATCTCCGACGACGTCGGCAACTACACCATCGACAGCACCCAGAACCAGGCCACCTTCGGCTGGCTGAAGAGCAACCTCGTCGACACCAGGCTGACCTATCCCGAGCCGGGCAAGATGAACCGCACCCCGGTGTTCCAGGACTTCGCGGCCGGGAAGGTCGCGATGCTGAACGGCCACCCGACGCTGCTGCGGATGGCCACCGCCGGGAAGATCGAGTTCGGCACGGCGCCGATCCCCAGGAAGGACGGGGTGGGCAGGACGGGGAGCCTCGGCGTCGCGGACTGGATGATGGCGCTCAAGGCCAACGGCCACAAGGAGCAGATCAAGAAGTTCCTGTCCTTCGTGTACCAGCGGGAGAACCAGCTCAAGTTCGACGAGCGGTACAACCTGCTGCCGGTCACCCAGGACGCGTTCGCGCAGATGAGCGCGGACCCGAAGCACGAGGACCTCAAGCAGTTCGCGACCGGGCTGACCAACGCCAGCTTCTACCCGTTCGGCGACCCGGCCTGGGTGAACGTCAGCAACCGGATCAAGGCGGGCATCGGGGAGGCCGTCACCGGGGACCCCAAGCAGGTGCTCACCGGGCTGCAGGACGCGGCGATGCAGGAGGCGGCCCGGATTCGGAAGTGA
- a CDS encoding MoaD/ThiS family protein: protein MSANVRIPTILRTYTGGAAEVAAEGATLGDVIADLDRNHAGIAARILDDTGRLRRFVNVYVNDDDVRFAEGLATEIKDGASVSIIPAVAGGC, encoded by the coding sequence ATGAGTGCCAACGTCCGCATCCCCACCATCCTCCGCACCTACACCGGCGGCGCCGCCGAGGTGGCCGCCGAGGGCGCCACCCTGGGCGACGTCATCGCCGACCTGGACCGCAACCACGCCGGCATCGCCGCCCGCATCCTGGACGACACCGGCCGGCTGCGCCGCTTCGTCAACGTGTACGTGAACGACGACGACGTGCGCTTCGCGGAGGGTCTGGCGACGGAGATCAAGGACGGCGCCAGCGTCTCGATCATTCCGGCGGTGGCCGGCGGCTGCTGA
- a CDS encoding glucosyl-3-phosphoglycerate synthase, whose amino-acid sequence MPAEPIPALLPQAASWLSRRSWSAADRPVHTLLEAKRRTGHTVSVVLPALDEEATVGDIVRTVRRELMERLPLVDELVVVDSGSSDATAAVAAEAGARVEHRDAILPRLPAVPGKGEVLWRSLLVTHGDIVCFVDADLREFDPVFVSGIVGPLLTEPDIQLVKAMYDRPLETNGAVVPAGGGRVTELVARPLLNLHWPELAGFVQPLGGEYAARRSLLERLPFPTGYGVELGLLVDALEATGLDALAQVDVGVRHHHHQDSQALGRMAATIYRTALERLDRTHRLKASADLVRPLLTQFTRAPETLPRPSAGGTPVFTAHTHPVTAVERPPIHTIPEYATRH is encoded by the coding sequence GTGCCCGCCGAACCGATCCCCGCACTCCTCCCGCAGGCGGCGTCCTGGCTGAGCCGCCGCTCGTGGAGCGCCGCGGACCGGCCGGTGCACACCCTGCTGGAGGCCAAGCGCCGCACCGGCCACACCGTCAGCGTGGTCCTGCCCGCCCTCGACGAGGAGGCCACCGTCGGCGACATCGTCCGGACCGTCCGCCGCGAGCTGATGGAGCGGCTCCCGCTGGTCGACGAACTCGTCGTGGTCGACTCCGGCTCGTCCGACGCCACCGCCGCCGTCGCCGCCGAGGCCGGCGCCCGGGTGGAGCACCGCGACGCCATCCTGCCCCGGCTGCCCGCCGTGCCCGGCAAGGGCGAGGTCCTCTGGCGGTCGCTGCTGGTCACCCACGGCGACATCGTCTGCTTCGTCGATGCCGACCTGCGCGAGTTCGACCCCGTCTTCGTCTCCGGCATCGTCGGCCCGCTACTCACGGAACCGGACATCCAGCTGGTGAAGGCCATGTACGACCGCCCCCTCGAAACGAACGGCGCGGTCGTCCCGGCCGGCGGCGGCCGGGTCACCGAGCTGGTCGCCCGCCCGCTGCTCAACCTGCACTGGCCGGAACTCGCCGGTTTCGTCCAGCCCCTCGGCGGCGAGTACGCGGCCCGCCGCTCGCTCCTCGAACGGCTGCCCTTCCCGACCGGCTACGGCGTCGAACTCGGCCTGCTGGTCGACGCGTTGGAGGCGACCGGGCTGGACGCCCTGGCCCAGGTGGACGTCGGCGTCCGGCACCACCACCACCAGGACAGCCAGGCCCTCGGCCGGATGGCCGCCACCATCTACCGCACCGCCCTCGAACGCCTCGACCGCACCCACCGGCTCAAGGCCTCCGCCGACCTCGTCCGCCCCCTGCTCACCCAGTTCACCCGCGCCCCGGAGACCCTGCCCCGGCCTTCGGCGGGAGGGACCCCCGTGTTCACCGCCCACACCCACCCGGTGACCGCCGTGGAACGCCCCCCGATCCACACCATCCCGGAGTATGCGACCCGACACTGA
- the otsB gene encoding trehalose-phosphatase, which produces MGFDEKRMPVTDAGRDGLRRILAAPGDAVVALDFDGTLAPIVADPSRARAHPGVAGALRGLAPFVRAVVVVTGRPAGLAVEYGGLEGLPGVVVLGHYGAERWEDGEVTAPPVHPGVAGARAALPGALAAVGAPEGTWVEDKGRSLAVHTRRTAAPEETLESLRAPVDALAAEHGLVVEPGRLVLELRPPGVDKGAALTGFLRERGARSVLYAGDDLGDLAAFAAVEKLRGEGLAGLLVCSGAVGDAPVRELADRADLVVAGPAGVVELLAELGEAVRAR; this is translated from the coding sequence ATGGGCTTTGACGAGAAGCGGATGCCGGTGACCGATGCCGGGCGGGACGGGTTGCGGCGGATTCTGGCGGCGCCCGGTGATGCGGTGGTCGCGCTGGACTTCGACGGGACGCTTGCGCCGATCGTGGCGGATCCCAGTCGGGCCCGGGCGCATCCGGGGGTTGCGGGGGCTCTGCGCGGGTTGGCGCCGTTCGTCCGGGCCGTGGTGGTGGTGACCGGGCGGCCTGCCGGGCTGGCGGTGGAGTACGGCGGGCTGGAGGGACTGCCCGGGGTCGTGGTGCTGGGGCACTACGGGGCCGAGCGGTGGGAGGACGGCGAGGTGACGGCGCCGCCGGTGCATCCGGGGGTGGCCGGGGCGCGTGCGGCGTTGCCGGGTGCGCTGGCGGCGGTCGGGGCGCCCGAGGGGACGTGGGTGGAGGACAAGGGGCGCTCGTTGGCGGTGCACACGCGGCGTACGGCGGCGCCGGAGGAGACGCTGGAGTCGTTGCGGGCGCCGGTGGACGCGCTGGCGGCGGAGCACGGGCTGGTGGTGGAGCCCGGGCGGCTGGTGTTGGAGCTCCGGCCTCCGGGGGTGGACAAGGGGGCGGCGTTGACCGGGTTCCTGCGTGAGCGCGGGGCCCGGTCGGTGCTCTACGCGGGGGACGACCTCGGGGATCTGGCGGCCTTCGCGGCGGTGGAGAAGCTGCGCGGCGAGGGCCTGGCGGGTCTGCTGGTGTGCAGCGGCGCGGTGGGGGACGCGCCGGTGCGGGAACTCGCCGACCGGGCGGACCTGGTGGTCGCGGGGCCCGCCGGCGTGGTGGAGCTGCTCGCCGAACTGGGAGAAGCCGTCAGAGCGCGTTGA
- a CDS encoding alpha,alpha-trehalose-phosphate synthase (UDP-forming): protein MGDLTTERSNQTGTAPVLVASNRGPVSFSTSDDGTLTLRRGGGGLVSGLSAIDDPNAVWVCAALGDADRRAATQAPYGRLDLAGHDVGGQAVRMLDIDPETFARAYNGVANSTLWFVHHLLYATPTAPVFDAGFRAEWSAYRAYNAAFADALAAEAAPGAAVLVQDYHLSLTPALLRAARPDLRIGYFSHTPWAPPEYFRLLPDDVAEAVLTGILGADRAGFLTERWARAFAACCTDLLGATVDHSALTVRYAGRTTHLGVHALGADGDFLRERAHRPDVDERLAALRAAVGDRRTIVRVDRTELSKNIVRGLQAYRHLLRTRPEWHDRVVHIAFAYPSRTDLAEYRDYTAEVERLAHDINAEFATPTWRPLILHVDDDFPRSLAAYRLADVALVNPIRDGMNLVAKEVPVVSDHGCALVLSREAGAYDELADDALTVNPYDVIATADALHAGLTMPAEERTERTKRLAAAATALPPQQWFLDQLNAL, encoded by the coding sequence ATGGGCGATCTCACGACCGAACGTTCGAATCAGACCGGCACCGCCCCCGTCCTGGTGGCCTCCAACCGGGGACCGGTGTCGTTCAGCACCTCGGACGACGGCACGCTGACCCTCCGCCGTGGCGGCGGCGGCCTGGTCTCCGGCCTCTCCGCGATCGACGACCCGAACGCCGTCTGGGTCTGCGCCGCCCTCGGCGACGCCGACCGCCGGGCCGCCACGCAGGCCCCCTACGGCCGCCTCGACCTGGCCGGCCACGACGTCGGCGGACAGGCCGTCCGGATGCTGGACATAGACCCGGAGACCTTCGCCCGCGCCTACAACGGCGTCGCCAACTCGACCCTCTGGTTCGTCCACCACCTGCTCTACGCGACGCCCACCGCCCCCGTCTTCGACGCCGGGTTCCGCGCCGAGTGGAGCGCCTACCGCGCCTACAACGCCGCCTTCGCCGACGCCCTCGCCGCCGAGGCCGCCCCCGGGGCCGCCGTCCTGGTCCAGGACTACCACCTCTCGCTGACCCCGGCCCTGCTCCGGGCCGCCCGCCCCGACCTGCGGATCGGCTACTTCTCGCACACCCCCTGGGCCCCGCCCGAGTACTTCCGGCTGCTGCCCGACGACGTCGCCGAGGCCGTCCTCACCGGCATCCTGGGCGCCGACCGGGCCGGCTTCCTCACCGAACGCTGGGCCAGGGCGTTCGCGGCCTGCTGCACGGACCTCCTGGGCGCCACCGTCGACCACTCGGCCCTGACCGTCAGGTACGCCGGCCGCACCACCCACCTGGGCGTCCACGCCCTCGGCGCCGACGGCGACTTCCTGCGCGAGCGCGCCCACCGCCCCGACGTCGACGAACGCCTCGCCGCCCTCCGCGCGGCCGTCGGCGACCGGCGCACCATCGTCCGGGTAGACCGCACCGAGCTGAGCAAGAACATCGTCCGCGGCCTCCAGGCCTACCGGCACCTGCTGCGCACCCGCCCCGAGTGGCACGACCGGGTGGTGCACATCGCCTTCGCCTACCCGTCCCGTACCGACCTCGCCGAGTACCGCGACTACACCGCCGAGGTGGAACGGCTCGCGCACGACATCAACGCCGAGTTCGCCACGCCCACCTGGCGGCCCCTGATCCTGCACGTCGACGACGACTTCCCGCGCTCCCTCGCCGCCTACCGCCTCGCCGACGTGGCCCTGGTCAACCCCATCCGGGACGGCATGAACCTGGTCGCCAAGGAGGTCCCGGTGGTCTCCGACCACGGCTGCGCCCTGGTGCTGTCCCGCGAGGCCGGCGCCTACGACGAACTCGCCGACGACGCGCTGACCGTCAACCCCTACGACGTCATCGCCACCGCCGACGCCCTGCACGCGGGCCTCACCATGCCCGCGGAGGAACGCACCGAGCGCACCAAGCGCCTCGCGGCGGCGGCCACCGCACTCCCCCCGCAGCAGTGGTTCCTGGACCAGCTCAACGCGCTCTGA
- the thrC gene encoding threonine synthase, whose translation MAITATSPSGVVPAPVDLGPAAALSCRECGARFPLGPSFACPECFGPLEIAYDFGSEGAEELRKRIESGPASIWRYAPLLPVPADVASKPNLNPGWTPLVTADNLGRELGFTARLHVKDDSGNPTHSFKDRVVACAIEAARAFGYTTLSCSSTGNLAGAVGAAAARAGFRSCVFIPHDLEQGKVVMAGVYGGELVGIEGNYDDVNRFCSELIGDPAGEGWGFVNVNLRPYYGEGSKTLAYEICEQLGWRLPEQIVIPIASGSQLTKIDKGLQELIGLGLVEDRPYRIFGAQAEGCSPVSAAFKAGRDVIKPVKPDTIAKSLAIGNPADGPYVLDIARRTGGAVEDVTDAEVVAAIGLLARTEGIFAETAGGVTIGVLKKLVETGQLDPAKETVAINTGDGLKTLDAVSDAGMTAVIRPTLESFRDAGLVSA comes from the coding sequence ATGGCTATCACTGCGACATCCCCATCTGGCGTCGTACCCGCACCCGTCGACCTCGGCCCCGCCGCGGCGCTGTCCTGTCGGGAGTGCGGCGCCCGCTTCCCGCTCGGTCCGAGCTTCGCCTGTCCGGAGTGCTTCGGCCCGCTGGAGATCGCGTACGACTTCGGCAGCGAGGGCGCCGAGGAACTGCGCAAGCGGATCGAGTCCGGTCCGGCCTCGATCTGGCGCTACGCACCGCTGCTGCCCGTTCCGGCCGACGTCGCCTCCAAGCCGAACCTGAATCCCGGCTGGACTCCGCTGGTCACGGCGGACAACCTCGGCCGCGAACTCGGCTTCACCGCCCGGCTGCACGTCAAGGACGACTCGGGCAACCCGACGCACTCGTTCAAGGACCGCGTGGTGGCCTGCGCCATCGAGGCGGCGCGGGCGTTCGGCTACACGACGCTGTCCTGCTCGTCGACCGGCAACCTGGCCGGTGCGGTGGGCGCGGCGGCGGCGCGGGCCGGGTTCCGCTCGTGCGTCTTCATCCCGCACGACCTGGAGCAGGGCAAGGTCGTGATGGCCGGTGTCTACGGCGGCGAGCTGGTCGGCATCGAGGGCAACTACGACGACGTGAACCGCTTCTGCTCCGAGCTGATCGGCGACCCGGCCGGCGAGGGCTGGGGCTTCGTCAACGTCAACCTGCGCCCGTACTACGGCGAGGGCTCCAAGACGCTGGCGTACGAGATCTGCGAGCAGCTCGGCTGGCGGCTGCCGGAGCAGATCGTCATCCCGATCGCCTCGGGCTCGCAGCTGACGAAGATCGACAAGGGCCTGCAGGAGCTGATCGGGCTCGGGCTGGTCGAGGACCGGCCGTACCGGATCTTCGGTGCCCAGGCCGAGGGCTGCTCCCCGGTGTCGGCCGCGTTCAAGGCCGGCCGGGACGTGATCAAGCCGGTCAAGCCGGACACCATCGCCAAGTCGCTGGCGATCGGCAACCCGGCGGACGGCCCGTACGTGCTGGACATCGCGCGGCGCACCGGCGGCGCGGTCGAGGACGTCACCGACGCCGAGGTGGTGGCCGCGATCGGGCTGCTGGCCCGCACTGAGGGCATCTTCGCCGAGACCGCGGGCGGGGTGACCATCGGCGTGCTGAAGAAGCTGGTCGAGACCGGACAACTGGATCCGGCCAAGGAGACCGTCGCGATCAACACCGGCGACGGCCTGAAGACCCTGGACGCCGTCTCCGACGCCGGCATGACCGCCGTCATCCGCCCGACGCTGGAGTCCTTCCGCGACGCCGGCCTCGTGTCCGCCTGA
- a CDS encoding DUF3263 domain-containing protein produces MGELSERDRAVLELEGRQWRTAGAKERAIREELGLSGTRYYQLLNALLDRPEAVAHAPVLVNRLRRVREARRAAR; encoded by the coding sequence GTGGGTGAGCTGAGTGAGCGGGACCGGGCGGTGCTGGAGCTCGAAGGGCGCCAGTGGCGGACGGCGGGGGCCAAGGAGCGGGCGATCCGGGAGGAGCTGGGGCTCTCCGGTACGCGGTACTACCAGCTGCTGAACGCTTTGCTGGATCGTCCGGAGGCGGTGGCGCATGCGCCGGTGCTGGTGAATCGGTTGCGGCGCGTGCGGGAGGCCCGGCGGGCGGCTCGCTGA